One window of Medicago truncatula cultivar Jemalong A17 chromosome 2, MtrunA17r5.0-ANR, whole genome shotgun sequence genomic DNA carries:
- the LOC25488435 gene encoding UDP-arabinopyranose mutase 3: MSSSSTTPILKDELDIVIPTIRNLDFLEQWRQFFQPYHLIIVQDGDPSKVIKVPEGFDYELYNRNDINRILGPKASCISFKDSACRCFGFIVSKKKYIFTIDDDCFVAKDPSGKEIDALQQHIKNLLTPSTPFFFNTLYDPYREGADFVRGYPFSLREGVPTAISHGLWLNIPDYDAPTQLVKPLERNTRYVDAVMTIPKGTLFPMCGMNLAFNRELIGPALYFGLMGEGQPIGRYDDMWAGWCMKVISDHLGLGVKTGLPYIWHSKASNPFVNLKKEYKGIYWQEELIPFFQSVSLPKECTTPQKCYIELSKQVKAKLGLVDDYFNKLADAMVTWIEVWDELNPFDEKTLALPNGVSK, from the exons ATGTCATCATCCTCAACAACACCAATTCTGAAAGATGAATTGGACATCGTGATTCCAACGATACGAAACCTCGATTTCTTGGAACAGTGGAGACAATTCTTTCAACCTTATCATCTCATCATTGTTCAAGATGGTGATCCTTCAAAAGTCATCAAAGTCCCTGAAGGATTTGACTATGAACTTTATAACCGTAACGATATTAACCGAATTTTGGGTCCTAAGGCTTCTTGCATTTCATTCAAAGACTCTGCTTGTCGTTGCTTTGGTTTCATTGTTTCAAAGAAGAAGTATATCTTTACTATTGATGATGATTGCTTT GTTGCCAAAGATCCATCTGGCAAAGAAATTGATGCACTGCAGCAGCACATTAAGAACTTGCTGACTCCATCAACCCCATTTTTCTTCAACACTCTATATGACCCATATAGAGAAGGTGCAGATTTTGTTCGCGGCTATCCGTTCAGTCTTCGAGAGGGTGTCCCAACTGCTATTTCTCATGGCCTTTGGCTCAACATTCCTGATTATGATGCTCCAACTCAGCTTGTCAAGCCTCTTGAAAGGAACACTAG GTATGTGGATGCTGTTATGACAATACCAAAGGGAACCCTCTTTCCCATGTGTGGTATGAATTTGGCATTCAACCGGGAATTGATCGGTCCTGCATTGTACTTTGGACTCATGGGTGAAGGCCAACCTATTGGTCGCTACGATGATATGTGGGCTGGGTGGTGCATGAAG GTCATAAGTGACCATTTGGGATTGGGAGTGAAGACAGGTTTACCTTATATCTGGCACAGCAAAGCTAGCAACCCATTCGTGAATCTTAAGAAAGAGTACAAAGGAATTTACTGGCAGGAAGAGCTTATCCCATTTTTCCAATCTGTTTCTCTTCCAAAGGAATGCACAACTCCTCAAAAATGCTACATTGAACTCTCCAAACAAGTTAAAGCAAAACTTGGATTGGTTGATGACTACTTCAACAAGCTTGCTGATGCTATGGTCACTTGGATTGAAGTTTGGGATGAACTTAACCCATTTGATGAAAAAACTCTTGCATTGCCTAATGGTGTATCAAAGTAG
- the LOC25488434 gene encoding cuticle collagen 2, with amino-acid sequence MVSKEKLLILGFFVIVVLISSKVTARDLAKDSSVSTKFEVFEENNDASGVKYNKNISTRNNSVHPDWFIIPWIPKIPWIIPWIPKIPWIPWLPMPGGGTPPGGGYGGPGEPSAPGGGYGGPGEPSAPGGGYGEPPKEPSAPGGGYGGPGEPSGSINPGQPGDPGEPVEPGPVGPGEPPGKPGGLSEHGGSMTARMPRVETDRTPGGGSGVAGGGSPNQKDYHGGHI; translated from the exons atgGTTTCAAAGGAAAAACTACTCATTCTTGGCTTCTTTGTCATAGTTGTTTTGATATCCTCAAAGGTGACAGCTAGAGACTTGGCTAAGGATTCCTCAGTCTCTACAAAAT tCGAAGTATTTGAAGAAAACAATGATGCAAGTGGTgtcaaatataacaaaaatataagcaCAAGAAACAATAGTGTTCATCCCGATTGGTTCATCATTCCTTGGATTCCCAAGATTCCATGGATTATTCCTTGGATTCCCAAGATTCCTTGGATTCCTTGGTTGCCTATGCCTGGAGGGGGAACACCGCCTGGTGGTGGTTACGGGGGACCCGGAGAACCTAGTGCTCCCGGTGGTGGTTATGGGGGACCCGGAGAACCCAGTGCTCCCGGTGGTGGTTATGGGGAACCACCTAAAGAACCTAGTGCTCCAGGTGGTGGTTACGGAGGACCTGGAGAACCTAGCGGATCTATCAACCCGGGACAACCTGGAGATCCTGGGGAGCCTGTCGAACCAGGACCAGTCGGGCCTGGCGAACCACCTGGAAAACCTGGTGGTCTTAGCGAGCATGGTGGTAGTATGACAGCTAGGATGCCTAGGGTTGAAACAGATAGGACTCCTGGAGGTGGTTCTGGGGTGGCTGGAGGGGGTTCTCCTAATCAAAAAGATTATCATGGAGGACACATATAA
- the LOC120578369 gene encoding nuclear transport factor 2A — translation MDPNALSKAFMEHYYTTFDTNRPNLAAALYHCQRQIMGSQNIVAKLTSFPFQQCHHSITTVDCQPSGADGGMLVFVSGNLQLADEQHGQQIMFLFLLNLLFMNPFSREELKMR, via the coding sequence ATGGATCCAAACGCATTGTCAAAGGCATTCATGGAACACTACTACACCACCTTCGACACCAACCGTCCCAATCTCGCCGCCGCTCTCTACCACTGTCAAAGGCAGATTATGGGATCTCAGAATATCGTCGCTAAACTCACTTCTTTCCCTTTCCAGCAGTGCCATCACTCCATCACCACCGTCGATTGTCAACCATCTGGCGCTGACGGCGGCATGCTTGTCTTTGTCAGTGGTAATCTCCAGCTCGCCGACGAACAACACGGTCAGCAAATTATGTTCCTTTTTCTCTTGAATCTCCTATTCATGAACCCTTTCTCAAGAGAGGAATTGAAGAtgagatga